The Jiangella alba genome includes the window GTTCAACCCGTTCGGGTACACGCTCGATCTGCTGATCCCGATCCTCAGCCTCGGCCAGGACGCCGCCTGGGACCCGCGCGGCCCGGACCTCATCGTGGCGTACGGGCTCGTCTTCAGCGGCGCCGTCCTGGCCACGACCGTCGTCGCCGCCGTCACCCGGGTGCTGAACCGCCGGTAGGGCGTGCCGGGGGGGTGGCCGAAACCATCCACCTTTTCAGTCGTCATAGCAGCGCAAAAGGTTGATGATCATGGACGGAGGTCACCTCAGTTATCCACAGATTCTGTGCACAGGGCTGTGGGAAAACGGCGGGCCACGCTCAGCCGGTTGTGGACAGCCTTGTGGGCGACGGCCCGGCCCGGAATTGTTCGCCGAACCCTCTTGTGCGGCCCTCGCGACAGGACTAGAAATGCTCCATCGTCATCGACGAGTTCGGAGCCGGAAAGCCGGGGTGACCTGGTCAAAGGCACCGGATGAAGTCGAGGGCGGGCCGGACGGAGAACGGCAGTTCGCCACGTCGGGGCAACCCGGCGAACCGCACCCCCGATGGGCGGGGCGGCTGACGGAGCCGGACGGCAGACCGGAAGGGCAGTGGACCCGCGGGCGACCGCGAGACCGCCGTTCGAGCCGCCGTCATCGGAGGGGGCGAGCATCCGGCCGGTTCATCCGGCCGCGATGGTTCTGGTCGACTGAGAAGGCCCCTCGGACCCTTACTCCGAGGGGCCTTCGCCTGTTCCCAGTGTAGTTGCGTTGCCGCGCCACACGGCCCCGGGTAGACAGGGGTGCGTGATCAACGCAGCCGCCGTCGCGACCACCCCCACCCTCACCGGCCCGCGCATCCGGCTGGTCCCGCTCGGCCCCGAGCACGCCGAGGCGGTGTTCACGTCGCTGCAGGAGCCCGAGTCGAACCGGCTCACCGGCACCCACCAGACGTTCACCCGCGCGGCCATCGACGCGTACTGCGCCAGCCGGGCCGACCAGGACGACCGCCTCGACTGGGCCATCGAGGACGTCGCCACCGGTCAGTACGCGGGCGGCGTCTCCGTCAACGAGGTCGACGCCGACAACGAGACCGCCGGTTTCCGCATCGACCTCGTCGAGAGCCACCGCGGCCGCGGGCTGGGCCCCGAGGCGATCGAGCTCATGCTCGCCCACTTGTTCGACGAGGTCGGGGTGTACCGCGTCGGGCTCGAGGTGTACGCCTTCAACCCGCGGGCGCAGCGCTCCTACGAGAAGGTCGGGTTCGTCGTCGAAGGACGGGAGCGTGGGGCGCTGCTCTGGGACGGTGAGCGGGTCGACGCCGTGCTCATGGGCCTGCTCCGCGACGAATGGAAGGCCCGCCACACGTCCTGAGGTGGGGTTGTCCCCCCGCTGAAGCCGCCGGTCAGCGCCATGGGTACGGAGGCGCCGCGTCCGTAGCGTCGGTGCCGAGGTCGCGCACCAGGCGCGGCGTGTTCTCGGGAGCTTCCGATGTTCGGTCTGGCGGTGCGGACCCTGCGGTATCGCAAGGGCGCGTTCGTGGCGGCGTTCGTGGCGATGGTGCTCGGCGCCGCGATGGTCATGGCCTGCGGCGGGCTGATGGAGACCGGCATCCGCACGGCGGTGCCCCCGCAGCAGCTGGCCGGCGCTGACGTCGTCGTGGCGGGGGAGCACCGCTACGACATCCCCGGCACCGACGAGTACGCGGTGCTGCCCGAGCGGGTGCGCGTCGACGACGACCTGGTCGCGACGGTCGCCGCCGTCGACGGCGTGGCCACGGCCGAGGGGCGGGTGCTGGACGAGCCGGCGCCGTCCGGCATGGTCGACGCCATCGCGGTGACGGCCGCGCCCGGCATCGGCGCCGCGGAACTGCGTGAGCGGATCGGCGCCGCGCTCGACGGCACCGCCACGACGACGCTCACCGGCGACGACCGCGGCCTGGCCGAGCTGCCCGAGGCGCGGGCCAGCAGCGAGGACCTGATCTCGCTGGCCGGCGTGTTCGGCGGCTGGGCGATCATGGTCTCGATGTTCGGCGTCGCGTCGATGCTGGCGCTGTCGATCCAGCAGCGCGGCCGCGAGCTGGCGCTCTTGCGGGCCACCGGCGCGACGCCCGGCCAGCTGCGCCGCATGGTGCTCGGCGAGACGCTGCTGCTGTCGGTGGTCACCACCGCGCTGGCCCTGGTCCCGGGCCACTACCTGGGCCGCTTCCTGTTCGAGCGGATGACCGACGCCGGTGTCGTGCCCGCCGGGGTGGAGTTCCGGCAGGGCTGGATCCCGGTGGTGACGGCGGTCGGCGCGGCGTTGCTCGCGGCCGTCGGCGGCGCACTGGTCGCCGGGCGCCGGGCGGCCGCCGTCCGGCCCACCCAGGCGCTGGCCGAGGCCGCCTTGGAACAGCGGACGATGGGCGCGTGGCGCTGGGTGTTCGGCCTGCTGGCGCTGAGCGGCGGCATCGCGCTGGGCGTCGTCACGCTGACGGTGATGAGCGGGCCGCTGACGTCCAGCACGGCCGGCCCGGCGGTCATCCTGTGGGCGATCGGACTGGCGCTGCTCAGCCCGGTGCTGACCCGTGCCATGACCGTGCTGCTGCAGTGGCCGGTGCGGGCCGTCGCCGGCGTCTCGGGGCACCTGGCCGTGCTCAACGCCCGCGGCCGCACGGGCCGCACGGCCGCCGTCGTCACCCCGATCATCATGCTCACCGGCATCGCCACCGGCACGCTGTACCTGCAGTCCACCGAGGACGCGGTCAACCGCGACGCGTTCGCCGGCGGGCTGGTCGCCGACGCCGTCGTCACGTCGTCCGCACCGGCCGACGACGCGCTGGTGGACCGCATCGCCGCGCTGCCCGGCGTCGCCGGCGCCTCCCAGCTGGTCCGTAGCAGCGGCTTCGTCGAGGTACCGCGCGACCGCTCGCAGAGCGACGAGGGCTGGACGCTGCAGGGCGTCACGCCCGGCGGCGCGGCGGCGACCACCCCGGTCACGACGGTGGACGGCGCGCTCACCGATCTCACCGGCGACACCGTCGCGCTCGACGCCGGCCACGCGCGGTCGCTCGGCGTGGGCGTCGGCGACGAGCTGACGCTGCGGCTCGGCGACGGGGCGACGGCGACGGTCCGGGTGGCCGCGACGTTCGACGCCGCCGACGACTACGACACGCTGCTGCTGCCGGCGGACCTGCTGGCGGCGCACACGACCGCCGGTGGCGCGCACGAGGTGCTCGTCGCCGCGGACGACGGCGCAGCGTCGGCCGTGGTCGCCGAGCTGCGCGAGCTGGCCGCGGCGACGCCCGGCCTCGCCGTGGCCGACCGCGACGCGCTGTTCGACGAGTACGGCGACCAGCAGCGCACGCTCGCCTTCGCCAACTACACCATCGTCCTCATGATCGTGGCGTACGCCGCCATCTCGGTGATCAACGTGCTGTCGGCCAGCACCGGCGCGCGGCGGCGCGAGTTCGGGCTGCAGCGGCTCACCGGCGCCACCCGCTCCCAGGTGCTGCGCATGGTCGGTGTCGAGGGCCTGCTGGTGGCGGCGGTCGGCATCACGCTCGGCACCCTCGCCTCGGTCGCGACGCTGGTCCCGTTCAGCCTCGCGCGGGCCGACCAGCTGACGCCGTCGGGGTCGCCGCTGATCTACCTGAGTGTGGTGGCGGTCGCGCTGGGCCTGACGCTGACGGCGACGCTGCTGCCGGCCTGGCAGGTGCTGCGGCAGCGGGCCGCGGCCGCCGCCGCGACGGCGGACTAGTGACTCAGACCCGGGCGTGCCGGAACGGCGACGCCAGCAGCATGAGCACGACAGCGGTGAAGACCACCACGGCCGCCACCAGCGCGGGCACCAGCCCCAGCCGGTCCGCGAGCAGCCCGGCGAGCGGCGAGACCACCACGATGACGGCCCGGTTGAAGGACCGCATCGTCGTGTTGGTCCGCGCCTGCAGGGCGTCCGGGGTCAGCGCCTGCCGGTAGGTCATCTCGTGCGAGTTGCTGAGCCCGATCGCGAAGCCGTACAACCCCTGTCCGACGCCGAGGAGCACCGGCGCGAGGACGGTCCCGGTGCCCGCGCCGGCGCTCACCGTCGCCACGACGGCGACGGTGGTGACGGCGTGAGCGGCGATGATCGCCCCGCCGGTGCCGAGCCGGCGGCCGGCGGCGGTGCTCACCGAGGCGCCGAGCAGGCCGCCCACGCCGGCCGCGGCGGTCGTGAGGCCGAAGACCGCCGGGGACAGCCCGAGCTCGCGCAGCGCCCAGACCGGGAGCACCGCGGACACCACCGCGTTCGCGGCGAACCACACGTGGGTCGCGACGGCCAGCCGCGCCAGACCGGACGGGCCGTACACCCAGCGGACCCCCTCGGCGATCTCGCGCCGCAGGTTCGGCACCGGGCCACCGGCCCTCGCACGCGGCTCGTCCACGCGGGTCGTCGCCACCATGACCGCCGAGAACACATAGGTGACCGCGTCGGCGAGGACCGCCAGCGGCGCGCCGACCAGCCGCACCAGCAACCCGCCCAGCGCGGGCCCGGCCGTCTGCGCCACCGCGTCGACGCCGTCGATGCGGGCGTGCGCCCGCTGCAGGTGCACACGTGGCACGAGCCGCGGCACGAACGCCATCGAGGCGGCGTCGTTCACCAGTGAGGCCGCGCCGAAACCGGCCACCACGACCACGAGCAGCGGGAACGTCAGCACGTCGGCGGCCCACGCGGCCGGGATCACCAGCAGCATCGCGGCCCGGACCAGGTCGCTGGTGATCATGACCGGGCGCCGTCGCACCCGGTCCACGAGCGCGCCCACCGCCAGCCCGGCCACGAGGTAGGGCAGCCAGCGCGCCGAGCTCACCCAGCCCACCTGCGCGGCGCCGCCGCCGAGGTCGAGCACCACGAGCGTCTGCAGCGCCAGCAGCGTGACGTAGCTGCCCAGCCCCGAGACGGCCTCGCCGGCCCAGAACCGCCGGAACCCCGGCGGCGGGAACGGCGGCTCGGCGCTCACCCCGCGTCGGCCACGCAGAACTCGTTGCCCTCGGGGTCGAGCAACGTGGTCCACCGCTCGCGGACGGCGTAGACGGAGGCCCCGAGGGCCAGCAGCCGCTCCACCTCGGCGGCGCGGTCGGGCGCCTCGACCTCCAGGTGCACGCGGTTCTTCACGGTCTTGCGCTCGGGCACCTGCTGGAAGAACAGTGTCGGGCCGGGGCCGCCGACGGCCACCGTCGGGTCGGTCTCGGGGGTGAGGCCGAGCGCCGCCAGCCGCGCCACCTCGGCGTCGTCGTAGGGCAGGACGTCGTAGTCGTCGAGCACCGCGGCCCAGAACCGGGCCAGGCTCGGCGCGTGCTCACAGTCGACGACGATCTCACGCAGAACGGCCATGCGCCCACACCCTAGACGAGCGGAGCCCCGGCCCGCGCGGCGGCGGAACCGGGGCTCCCGGACGGTCCGGCGTCAGTCGGTCTGGTCGTCGACCTCCGCGTCGACGGCGTTGCGCCGGATGGAGTCGATGCCGTTGAGCGCGCCGCTCTTCGTGGTGTACGCCTCGCCGACGGCGATGACCTCGCCGTTGCCGGCCTTCAGGCGGAAGCGGTACTGGTCGGACTTGTCCTTGTAGAGCTCGAACTTCCCAGCCATGGGTGAGACCTTCCTGTGACGACGAACACCTGGCAGCAGCAGCGTAGAGGCAGGGCCGGACGCCTGCCGCCCGAACCGGCCCGTGTCGCTCACGGGCAGCGCGGCACCGGCGCGCTCCACGTGTGCGACGACTGGTTGCCGACGAAGTAGTCGCTGACCCAGCGTCCGTCGTCCATCCGGTTCCAGACCCGGCTCGTCCCGACCAGCGAGCCGACCGACTGGCACATGACGTACGCCAGCGCGCCCGGCTGCAGTGCCGCGCCGACGGCGGCGTAGTTCGTGCCCGGCCCGCCCCGTGCGATCAGCGGCGTCGTGCTCGTCACCTGGCCGGGGTAGGTGCACTTGGGCAGGGCGCTGGAGAACGTGGTGCTCGACGGCGTCGACACGTAGTAGTCGGCCACCCAGGAGCCGTCGGTGAGCCGGTCCCATACGCCGCTGCTGCCGACCCGCTGCCCGAGCCCCTGGCAGATCACCGCGACCGACGCCCCGGGCGCGATGCTGCGGGTGACGGGGTAGGCCGTCGACGGCCCGGTGCGGGCGTTGAGCGCCGTCGCACCGGTGACGCGGAAGGTCTGCGCGACCGTCGCCACGGGCGCGTCGAGCGCGTCGCTGTCGATGTTCAGCGTGACGCCGCCGTGCGTCTCGGTGTGGTCGCCGCGGTACTGCTTGGCCCGCTGGTGGTTCGCCCACTGGGTGTTGGGCGCGGTGGGCCAGCCGGTGAGCGCTGCGTTGCCGTCCCAGCGCGCCATCCAGACGGCGTCCGGACGGGCCCAGCTGGCCGAGCCGTACGAGCCGGACAGCGTGGGCAGGCCGGAGTCCTGGTGCACGTACACACCGGCCAGGTAGCCGGACTGATGGACGGTGACCGTCCAGGCCGAGACGTAGCGGCGGACCGCGAGGACGCAGTCGGCGTTCGTGCGGTCGAAGTGCTCGACGTCGGCGTAGAGCGCGCTGCCCGGCAGCAGGCCCAAGGCTCGCGCCTGGGCGACGGCGTCCTGCGCGTCCGAGATCCCGTAGGAGCCCGCGGTGCCGGACGTGTACCGGTACGGCTTCGTGCCGAGCATGCAGGACGGCTGCCGCCCGAAGTACGTCGGCAGCAGCCGCCAGCCGGCCGCCGTCGCGCTACGGACCCAGGAGGCGGTGAGGTTGGGCTGCGTGCAGCCGCGGTTCACGCCGCCGAAGTAGATGTTGACCGTCCGGAACGGCGACGCGCGCCAGGCCTGCAGCGCCGCCAGCGACGGCGCGGTGCAGGTGTCGAAGCCGCGCCCGGTGGCGACGGTGGCCGACGACCCGCTCGGGTAGGTGCCCGGCGTGGCCGGATAACCGCCGGCCGGCGTGGTGAGCGTGGCGACGACCAGCGCCGCGCCGACGGCGGCAGCGGCCGCTCTGCTGACAGTGCCCGACCAGCGGCTCATGGTGGACCCCCCTGTCCTCCGGTTCCGAGTGTGCTCTCGAAAACCGCCGTTGAACAGGGGTTTCGGGCGGTGTTACCGACCTGCGACCGTGGCGATGGGCGCGTCGAGCGCGTCGCTGTCGATGTTCAGCGTGACGCCGCCGTGCGTCTCGGTGTGGTCGCCGCGGTACTGCTTGGCCCGCTGGTGGTTCGCCCACTGGCTGTCCGGCGCGGTGGGCCAGCCGGTGAGCGCCGGGTTGCCGTCCCAGCGGGCCATCCAGACGGCGTCCGGGCGAGCGTAGTCGGGGGAGTCGTAGACGGCGGAGAGGTCGCGCAGGCCGGAGTCCTGGTGCACGTACACCCCGGCCAGGTAGCCGGCGTCGTGCAGCGTCGTCGTCCACGCCGAGACGTAGCGGCGGACCGCGGTGACGCACGAGGTGTCGCGGCGGTCGTAGTGCTCGACGTCGGCGTACAGCGCGCTGCCCGGCAGCAGCCCGAGGTGCTGGGCCTGCGCGATGGCGTCCTGCGCGTTCGCGGTGCCGATGGCCGTGGCGTCGCCCTCGGTGAACCGGTGCTCCTTGTTGCCGAGCATGCAGACGGGCTGGTGGCCCATGTACGTGGGCAGCAGGCCCCAGCCCATGCCGCTGACCGTCTGCACCCACGACGGCGTCAGGTTCGGCTGGCGGCAGCCGCGGTTGATGCCGCCGAAGTAGATGTTGACGGTGGTGTACGGCGACGTGCCCCACCACGCGTCGAGCGCGGCGACGGACGGCGCGGTGCAGGTGTCGAACCCGAGACCGGTGGCGATGGTGGGCTCGGGGACGCGCGCGTCGGCGGCGCCCACCGGCGCGGCGGCGGTGACGGAGGTGGCGGCGAACAGGACGGCGGCGGCGATGACCGTGTGTCGTCTCCGGGTCATGGAAACAGTCATACCATCGCGTCAGGTGCCGGCGAAAGGTCCGTTCGGCCGGAGGACGGTCACCCCGGTCGGCGATCCGTCCGACATCGCCAGCAGCGCGTCGACGCCGTCCTCGAGGCTCAGTTCCCTGCCGAGCAGCAGGTCCGGCCGCAGCGTCCCGGCGGCGATCTCGGCCAGCATCGCCGGGTAGTGGTGCGCCGCCATGCCGTGGCTGCCCAGCAGTTCCAGCTCGGTCCCGACGACCGGCCCCATCGTCACCGACTGGCTCGCGTGCTCGGCCACCAGCAGGCCGGCCTGGACGTGCCGGCCGCGGCGGCGCAGCCCGCGCACCGAGTTCTGGAACGTCGCCGTGCTGCCCAGCGCGTCGAGCGACAGGTGTGCCCCGCCGCCGGTGGCCTCGCGTACGGCGGCCACGACGTCGGTGCCGTCGCTGGCGTCGACGGCGACCGCGGCGCCCACGCTCCGGGCCAGCTCCAGCGCCGGCGCGGCGACGTCGACCGCGACCACCCGGGCGCCGTGCGCCGCCGCGATCATGACGGCGGACAGCCCCAGCCCGCCGCAGCCGTGCACCGCGACCCACTCGCCGGGCGCGACCCGGCCCTGCTGCACCACCGCGCGGTACGCCGTCGCGAACCGGCAGCCCAGCCCGGCCGCCGTGGCGAAGCCGACCGCGTCGGGCAGCCGGACGAGGTTGACCGCGGCGTGCTCGATCGCGACGAACTCGGCGAACGAGCCCCAGTGGGTGAACCCCGGCTGCGTCTGCCGCTCGCACACCTGGTGGTCGCCGGCCCGGCACTGCTCGCAGCTGCCGCACGCGCAGACGAACGGGACGGTGACGCGCTCGCCCGGCCGCCAGCCCTGAGCGGCGACGTCCGGCCCGACCTCCGCGAGCACGCCGGCCAGTTCGTGGCCGGGCACGTGCGGCAGGGCGATGTCGTCGTCGTGGCCCATCCAGCCGTGCCAGTCGCTGCGGCACAGCCCGGTGGCCTCGACCCTGATGACGGCGCCGCCGGGCGGGCAGGCCGGCTCGGCGACGTCGAGGACGACCGGCCGCTCGCGAAACCTCTCGTACCTCATCGCGCGCACGGGATGACCTTAAATCCCCGGTGCGCCAACCCGTGACGGCGCTATAGTCACGTCGACCACCTGCGCGTTCGGAAGGCTGGACGGTGGCGATCAACGATCTCTTCGACGCCGCCATGACGTTCCCGGTGGTGCCGTTCACGTTCCTCGCCGTCGCCGTGGTCGTCTACTGGCTGCTGGTCATGGTCGGCGGCAGCGCGCCCGTGGCCGGCGACGGCGTGCCGCACAACGTCACCGGGTCGGTGTTCCTCGTGCTCGCCTGGCTGGCGACGCTGGCCGGCACCCTCCTCCACGGCGGCGACGTCGCGGTGCGCCCGCCGGGGCTGCCGGCGTCCGTCGTCATCGTGGTGGGCGCGCTGGTGGCCGCCGGGCTGGGGACGGCGCTGCTGGCCCGGCCGCTGCGCCGGCTGCTGCGCCCCGGACGTCCGGCCGACCCGGCCCGGCTGGTCGGCAGCATCTGCGTCGTGCGCACCGGCGAGGTCGGCCCCGACGCCGGCCAGGCCGAGGTCACCGGCGCCGACGGCGCCCCGGTCGTCATCGAGGTGCGCCACGACGGCGTCGAGGAACTGCGTCCCGGCAGCACCGCGATGATCCACGACTACGACGTCGACCACCGGGTGTTCTGGGTGACGGCGTTCGACCCGAAGCTCGGCACCGCTCCCTGACGCCGTGAGAAGGGGACCGGGCCTGCGGGCCCGGCCCCCCTGGTCGGCTGCTACGTCACGACCCGACCGGCACGGTCACCACGTCGGAGACCACTCCGTCCTCGAGCAACGTCAGGGTGGCCTGCGTGAAGGCCACGTCGACGATGTCCGGTGTCCACTGGTTGTTCGGGCACGTGGGCGTCGGCGGCAGCGGCTCCGGATCGTCGCTGGTGATGCTGAACCGGAACTGGCCGTTGCGCGGCGTCGGCAGCGGTGTCGTCGTGCCGGACACCGTCACCTCGGTGTCCTGCCCGGGGGCGCGGTTGCCGCCCGGGTTGATGCAGACGACCTCGGCGATCCCGGTCGCCTCGACGGTGATCTCGAAGGTCGTGCCGCCGAGACCGGCGACCTTGCCGGTGCAGAGCACCTGGGTGCCGATGTCGACACACTGGGGGGCGTTGCCGCCGCCCTCGATGAAGTGGCCGCTCTGGGCGACGGCCGGTGTGCTGATGAATCCGAGCAGTCCGAGTACGGCCACCAGGATGATGATGATGCGTTTCATGTCATCCCCCGTTGGATGTCATGGTGTTCCACGGTCGCGCTGCGGAGTTGGCTCTGCGGATCGATCGTGAATCGCATCGGTGGCGCGCGTGCGGGTGCGTCGAAGGTCATACCCCCCGGCCGGGCGGGGACACCGGCCATGTCGTGCCCCCTGCGCCGGTCCCTCCGCACGCGACGCTAGACCCGCCCCGGTGCCCGGGCAAGGGCGTGGTTCGGTCCAATCAGCCGTCTTGACCTGCGGTGATGAAGTGGGCAGCGCCAACCACCGTCTCAGCGCCCGTAGCCGGCCCGGCGGAACGCGTCGGCGATGGCACCGGCGGCCGGCGCGGCGTCGCGCTCGCGCTGCGGCCGGCCGCCGCCGCGGGGCTGGCCGCCACCGCGCTGCCCGCCGCGGGGCTGGCCCCCGCCGCGCTGGCCGCCGCGGCCACCCGCGCCCGGCGCCGGCAGCTCGTCGTCCAGTCGCAGCGTCAGCGAGATGCGCTTGCGGTCGACGTCGACCTCGAGGACCTTCACCTTGACGACGTCGCCGGGCTTGACCACCTCGCGCGGGTCGGACACGAACCGCTTCGACATCGCCGACACGTGCACCAGGCCGTCCTGGTGCACGCCGACGTCGACGAACGCGCCGAACGCGGCGACGTTGGTGACGACGCCCTCCAGGCGCATGCCGGGGGTGAGGTCGGTGAGCTTCTCGACGCCGTCGCTGAACGTGGCGGTCTGGAACGACGGCCGGGGGTCGCGGCCGGGCTTCTCCAGCTCGCGCAGCACGTCGGTGACGGTCGGCACGCCGAACACGTCGTCGGCGAAGTCGGCGGGCCGGAACTCGCGCAGCGTGCGGGTGTCGCCGAGCAGGGCGCCGAGGTCGCGGCCCGAGGTGCCGACGATGCGCCGCACCAGCGGGTACGTCTCGGGGTGCACGCCGGACGCGTCGAGCGGGTCGTCGCCGCCGGGGATGCGCAGGAAGCCGGCGCACTGCTCGAACGCCTTCGGGCCGAGCCGCGCGACCTCCTTGAGCGCGGTGCGGGTGCGGAACGGGCCGTTGTTCTCGCGGTGCGCGACGATGTTCTCGGCCAGCCCGGGCGTGATGCCGGAGACCCGGCTGAGCAGCGGTGTCGACGCCGTGTTGAGGTCGACGCCGACGGCGTTGACGCAGTCCTCGACGACGGCGTCGAGCGAGCGGGACAGCGCGAAGTCGGGGAGGTCGTGCTGGTACTGGCCGACGCCGATGGACTTCGGGTCGATCTTCACCAGTTCAGCCAGCGGGTCCTGCAGCCGCCGCGCGATGGAGACCGCGCCACGCAGCGAGACGTCCATGTCCGGCAGCTCCTGCGACGCGAACGCCGACGCGGAGTACACCGACGCGCCGGCCTCGGAGACCATCACCTTGGTCAGGCCGGGCCGCAGCTTGAGGAGATCGGCGGCCAGCTTGTCCGTCTCGCGCGACGCGGTGCCGTTGCCGATGGCGACGAGGTCGACCTGATGTTCACGCGCGAGTCGGTCCAAGGTGCTCAGCGACTCGTTCCACCGGTTGGCCGGCTGGTGCGGGTGGATGACGTCGGTGGCGACGACCTTGCCGGTGCCGTCGACGACGGCCACCTTCACGCCGGTGCGGAACCCGGGGTCGAGCCCCAGCGTGGCGCGGGTGCCGGCGGGCGCGGCCAGCAGGAGGTCGCGCAGGTTGGTGGCGAACACCCGGATCGCCTCCTCCTCGGCCGCCTCGCGCAGCCGGGTGCGCAGGTCGAGGTCGAGACGGAGCAGGATGCGGGTGCGCCACGCCCACCGGACGGTGTCGGTGAGCCACTGGTCGGCCGGGCGGCCTTCGTCGCGGATGCCGAACCGGTGCGCGATCTCGCCCTCGTACGCCGCGGTGGAGCCGTCGTCGCCGGTGGGGTCGACGGTGAGGTCGAGCACCTCCTCCTTCTCGCCGCGCAGCATGGCCAGCACGCGGTGCGACGGCAGCTTCGTCAGCGGCTCGGCGAACTCGAAGTAGTCGGCGAACTTCGCGCCGGCCTGCTCCTTGCCCTCGCGCACCTTCGCCGTCATGCGCCCGGCCGTCCACACCTGTTCGCGCAGCGTGCCGATGAGGTCGGCGTCCTCGGTGAACCGCTCGACCAGGATGGCCCGGGCGCCGGCCAGCGCGGCGGCGGCGTCCTCGACCCCGGCCTCCGGGTTGAGGTAGCCGGCGGCGACGG containing:
- a CDS encoding GNAT family N-acetyltransferase — translated: MINAAAVATTPTLTGPRIRLVPLGPEHAEAVFTSLQEPESNRLTGTHQTFTRAAIDAYCASRADQDDRLDWAIEDVATGQYAGGVSVNEVDADNETAGFRIDLVESHRGRGLGPEAIELMLAHLFDEVGVYRVGLEVYAFNPRAQRSYEKVGFVVEGRERGALLWDGERVDAVLMGLLRDEWKARHTS
- a CDS encoding FtsX-like permease family protein — encoded protein: MFGLAVRTLRYRKGAFVAAFVAMVLGAAMVMACGGLMETGIRTAVPPQQLAGADVVVAGEHRYDIPGTDEYAVLPERVRVDDDLVATVAAVDGVATAEGRVLDEPAPSGMVDAIAVTAAPGIGAAELRERIGAALDGTATTTLTGDDRGLAELPEARASSEDLISLAGVFGGWAIMVSMFGVASMLALSIQQRGRELALLRATGATPGQLRRMVLGETLLLSVVTTALALVPGHYLGRFLFERMTDAGVVPAGVEFRQGWIPVVTAVGAALLAAVGGALVAGRRAAAVRPTQALAEAALEQRTMGAWRWVFGLLALSGGIALGVVTLTVMSGPLTSSTAGPAVILWAIGLALLSPVLTRAMTVLLQWPVRAVAGVSGHLAVLNARGRTGRTAAVVTPIIMLTGIATGTLYLQSTEDAVNRDAFAGGLVADAVVTSSAPADDALVDRIAALPGVAGASQLVRSSGFVEVPRDRSQSDEGWTLQGVTPGGAAATTPVTTVDGALTDLTGDTVALDAGHARSLGVGVGDELTLRLGDGATATVRVAATFDAADDYDTLLLPADLLAAHTTAGGAHEVLVAADDGAASAVVAELRELAAATPGLAVADRDALFDEYGDQQRTLAFANYTIVLMIVAYAAISVINVLSASTGARRREFGLQRLTGATRSQVLRMVGVEGLLVAAVGITLGTLASVATLVPFSLARADQLTPSGSPLIYLSVVAVALGLTLTATLLPAWQVLRQRAAAAAATAD
- a CDS encoding MFS transporter — protein: MSAEPPFPPPGFRRFWAGEAVSGLGSYVTLLALQTLVVLDLGGGAAQVGWVSSARWLPYLVAGLAVGALVDRVRRRPVMITSDLVRAAMLLVIPAAWAADVLTFPLLVVVVAGFGAASLVNDAASMAFVPRLVPRVHLQRAHARIDGVDAVAQTAGPALGGLLVRLVGAPLAVLADAVTYVFSAVMVATTRVDEPRARAGGPVPNLRREIAEGVRWVYGPSGLARLAVATHVWFAANAVVSAVLPVWALRELGLSPAVFGLTTAAAGVGGLLGASVSTAAGRRLGTGGAIIAAHAVTTVAVVATVSAGAGTGTVLAPVLLGVGQGLYGFAIGLSNSHEMTYRQALTPDALQARTNTTMRSFNRAVIVVVSPLAGLLADRLGLVPALVAAVVVFTAVVLMLLASPFRHARV
- a CDS encoding VOC family protein, with amino-acid sequence MAVLREIVVDCEHAPSLARFWAAVLDDYDVLPYDDAEVARLAALGLTPETDPTVAVGGPGPTLFFQQVPERKTVKNRVHLEVEAPDRAAEVERLLALGASVYAVRERWTTLLDPEGNEFCVADAG
- a CDS encoding YegP family protein; protein product: MAGKFELYKDKSDQYRFRLKAGNGEVIAVGEAYTTKSGALNGIDSIRRNAVDAEVDDQTD
- a CDS encoding glycoside hydrolase domain-containing protein; the protein is MSRWSGTVSRAAAAAVGAALVVATLTTPAGGYPATPGTYPSGSSATVATGRGFDTCTAPSLAALQAWRASPFRTVNIYFGGVNRGCTQPNLTASWVRSATAAGWRLLPTYFGRQPSCMLGTKPYRYTSGTAGSYGISDAQDAVAQARALGLLPGSALYADVEHFDRTNADCVLAVRRYVSAWTVTVHQSGYLAGVYVHQDSGLPTLSGSYGSASWARPDAVWMARWDGNAALTGWPTAPNTQWANHQRAKQYRGDHTETHGGVTLNIDSDALDAPVATVAQTFRVTGATALNARTGPSTAYPVTRSIAPGASVAVICQGLGQRVGSSGVWDRLTDGSWVADYYVSTPSSTTFSSALPKCTYPGQVTSTTPLIARGGPGTNYAAVGAALQPGALAYVMCQSVGSLVGTSRVWNRMDDGRWVSDYFVGNQSSHTWSAPVPRCP
- a CDS encoding DUF1906 domain-containing protein, whose amino-acid sequence is MTRRRHTVIAAAVLFAATSVTAAAPVGAADARVPEPTIATGLGFDTCTAPSVAALDAWWGTSPYTTVNIYFGGINRGCRQPNLTPSWVQTVSGMGWGLLPTYMGHQPVCMLGNKEHRFTEGDATAIGTANAQDAIAQAQHLGLLPGSALYADVEHYDRRDTSCVTAVRRYVSAWTTTLHDAGYLAGVYVHQDSGLRDLSAVYDSPDYARPDAVWMARWDGNPALTGWPTAPDSQWANHQRAKQYRGDHTETHGGVTLNIDSDALDAPIATVAGR
- a CDS encoding zinc-binding dehydrogenase, giving the protein MRAMRYERFRERPVVLDVAEPACPPGGAVIRVEATGLCRSDWHGWMGHDDDIALPHVPGHELAGVLAEVGPDVAAQGWRPGERVTVPFVCACGSCEQCRAGDHQVCERQTQPGFTHWGSFAEFVAIEHAAVNLVRLPDAVGFATAAGLGCRFATAYRAVVQQGRVAPGEWVAVHGCGGLGLSAVMIAAAHGARVVAVDVAAPALELARSVGAAVAVDASDGTDVVAAVREATGGGAHLSLDALGSTATFQNSVRGLRRRGRHVQAGLLVAEHASQSVTMGPVVGTELELLGSHGMAAHHYPAMLAEIAAGTLRPDLLLGRELSLEDGVDALLAMSDGSPTGVTVLRPNGPFAGT